A stretch of the Chlorobiota bacterium genome encodes the following:
- the sppA gene encoding signal peptide peptidase SppA: protein MFRNSIITIAIHFAFSISSAQNLGFESYYSINSMWLSSPGSLGIGLYGWENPALLTYQKNFDLLFSWQNKDNNPFNKANRFGLFAATNGLGFGWIKNKIGDVTENDYRISFGFGDKSNSSGIGFGWSGGDTTIFKRSSVITLGSLSRNQFLSYGLSGTIGLDEATTEGVLDLGIRPFKNELITLFADYGVHTGQKLFAGNWSAGAIFEPISGVRLTGRYFNDKNVSLGLQFSLGGLGLSMQEHISKDDKNSDFQTYSIRLGGYDRNIFRGMFNKKNAYLSLNMNGGMNYQRFQFFDNSKTLLSTLEQINDAKDDNAIAGICINMSGMSINKEMLWEIHEALKEFKNSGKKIVVFFDRVGIDDYHFASVADKIVMDPLGTMTLEGYVAGRTFLKGTLEKLGVGYDELRFFKYKSAVENFSRDKFSIADKEQRQKLINDYYNLAKNDICEGRKISFEKFDNTVNNQMMLNSTNALSAGYIDKIGRWESVDSVIRELEGNSKMQVGYGFIEKNNLPEDNYWGNKPKIAVIYAIGACAMDEGINARSLVQYCDAAVNNPNIKAIVLRVDSPGGDALASDLISESLKKAKGKKPVIISQGYVAGSGGYWLSMYGDTIIAAPNTITGSIGVISGWMYNKEAKEKLGLSTDMVKVGNHADIGFGMTLPVIGLGLPDREFTVEERSFFEKEIREMYKEFVTKVATGRNKKFDDIEPLAQGHFYSGTEGLKIGLIDMLGGIETAINVAKKKAGLENVEIDLVSMPSASLVDFSGLMPKLIGVDVKQVLEDPILQALKYRLKNNGKIMTAMPLEIEIEAK from the coding sequence ATGTTTAGAAATAGTATTATAACAATTGCAATACATTTTGCATTCTCAATATCAAGTGCACAAAATCTAGGGTTTGAGTCATATTATTCAATAAATAGTATGTGGTTATCATCGCCAGGATCGTTAGGAATAGGCTTGTATGGATGGGAGAATCCAGCTTTATTGACTTATCAAAAAAACTTTGATTTATTATTCTCATGGCAGAACAAAGATAATAACCCATTTAATAAAGCAAATCGATTTGGATTATTTGCAGCCACAAATGGATTAGGTTTTGGTTGGATTAAGAATAAAATTGGAGATGTAACTGAGAATGACTATAGAATATCTTTTGGTTTTGGAGATAAAAGTAATTCCTCTGGAATTGGATTTGGATGGTCTGGTGGGGACACAACAATCTTCAAAAGATCGAGCGTAATAACATTAGGGTCTCTTTCACGTAATCAATTTTTATCTTATGGATTATCTGGAACTATTGGATTAGATGAGGCAACCACAGAAGGGGTTTTAGATTTAGGGATCAGACCCTTTAAGAATGAATTAATAACTCTTTTTGCAGATTATGGAGTGCATACCGGTCAGAAATTATTTGCAGGAAATTGGAGTGCTGGTGCAATTTTTGAGCCTATTTCTGGAGTTCGTTTAACTGGTAGATATTTTAATGATAAAAATGTTTCATTAGGATTACAATTTAGTTTAGGAGGTTTAGGTTTATCTATGCAAGAACACATTTCAAAGGATGATAAAAACTCAGATTTTCAAACTTATTCTATCAGGCTAGGGGGATATGATAGGAATATCTTTAGGGGAATGTTTAACAAAAAGAATGCATATTTATCTTTAAACATGAATGGAGGAATGAATTATCAGAGGTTCCAATTTTTTGATAACTCTAAAACTTTATTATCTACATTAGAACAAATTAATGATGCCAAGGATGACAATGCAATAGCTGGTATTTGTATTAACATGTCAGGTATGAGTATAAATAAAGAGATGTTATGGGAGATACATGAAGCACTTAAAGAATTTAAAAATTCAGGAAAAAAAATAGTAGTGTTTTTTGATCGAGTAGGAATTGATGATTATCATTTTGCTTCAGTGGCAGATAAAATTGTTATGGATCCATTAGGAACTATGACGCTTGAAGGTTATGTTGCAGGTAGAACTTTTTTGAAAGGAACTCTAGAAAAACTTGGAGTTGGATATGATGAATTAAGATTTTTTAAATATAAATCAGCAGTTGAAAATTTCTCACGTGACAAGTTTTCGATAGCAGATAAGGAGCAGCGACAGAAGTTGATAAATGATTATTATAATTTAGCAAAAAATGATATATGTGAAGGACGAAAAATATCATTTGAGAAATTTGATAATACTGTAAATAATCAAATGATGCTAAATTCAACAAATGCATTATCAGCAGGTTATATTGATAAGATTGGTAGATGGGAGTCTGTTGATTCAGTTATTAGAGAGTTAGAAGGGAATTCTAAAATGCAAGTTGGTTATGGTTTTATAGAAAAGAATAATTTACCAGAAGATAATTATTGGGGCAACAAACCTAAGATAGCAGTAATATATGCAATTGGTGCATGTGCAATGGATGAAGGAATAAATGCTAGATCATTAGTTCAATATTGTGATGCTGCAGTTAACAATCCAAATATTAAAGCAATTGTATTACGAGTTGATTCTCCTGGTGGTGATGCCTTAGCTTCTGATTTAATTTCTGAATCATTAAAAAAAGCTAAAGGAAAAAAACCAGTTATTATCTCTCAAGGGTATGTTGCGGGTTCTGGTGGGTATTGGCTTTCAATGTATGGGGATACTATAATTGCTGCACCAAATACAATAACAGGTTCTATTGGAGTTATTTCTGGTTGGATGTATAACAAAGAAGCTAAAGAAAAACTCGGCTTATCAACTGATATGGTCAAGGTTGGAAACCATGCTGATATTGGCTTTGGTATGACATTACCTGTTATAGGCTTAGGGTTACCTGATAGGGAATTTACTGTAGAAGAAAGATCATTTTTTGAAAAAGAAATTAGAGAAATGTACAAAGAATTTGTAACCAAAGTTGCAACTGGTAGGAATAAAAAATTTGATGATATTGAACCATTGGCTCAAGGTCACTTTTATAGTGGTACTGAAGGACTTAAAATTGGATTAATAGATATGTTAGGTGGAATTGAAACTGCAATAAATGTTGCAAAGAAAAAAGCAGGATTAGAAAATGTTGAAATAGACTTAGTTTCTATGCCAAGTGCATCACTTGTCGATTTTTCAGGATTAATGCCAAAACTTATTGGAGTTGATGTGAAGCAAGTTCTTGAAGATCCAATTTTACAAGCTTTAAAGTATAGATTAAAAAATAATGGAAAGATAATGACTGCTATGCCTCTTGAAATAGAGATTGAAGCAAAATAG
- the recA gene encoding recombinase RecA, producing the protein MAELTKDVRAKLIAGALEQIEKQYGKGAIMRLSDSAAVPVESISTGSLSLDAAIGIGGIPRGRITEIYGPESSGKTTICLHVIAEAQKIGGVAAFIDTEHALDIQYASRLGVDINNLLLAQPEFGEQALEIVETLVRSGAIDVVVVDSVAALTPRSEIEGEMGDAQVGSHARLMSQAMRKLNGAIGRSNAIVMFTNQLRSKIGVIYGSPETTTGGNALKFYASVRMDIRRKEVIKDGSDIIGNRVKIKIVKNKVAPPFKEVEFDIMYNEGISKVGDMLDVAIDKGIVLKSGAWFTFGEERVQGRDALKKLLTESPVMLKSLEEKVKAILGITNVQKLNTKEVNVAEKPEKRK; encoded by the coding sequence ATGGCTGAATTAACAAAAGATGTACGAGCAAAATTAATTGCTGGTGCATTAGAACAAATCGAAAAACAGTATGGAAAGGGAGCAATAATGCGTCTTTCTGATAGTGCAGCAGTACCTGTTGAATCAATCTCAACTGGTTCTTTATCCCTAGATGCTGCAATTGGTATTGGTGGAATTCCTCGTGGCAGAATTACTGAAATATACGGACCAGAGTCATCTGGTAAAACAACTATCTGTTTGCATGTAATTGCAGAGGCTCAAAAAATTGGTGGTGTTGCAGCATTTATTGACACTGAGCATGCTCTTGATATTCAATATGCATCAAGGCTAGGAGTAGATATTAACAACCTTTTACTCGCTCAACCTGAGTTCGGTGAACAAGCATTAGAAATTGTAGAAACATTAGTAAGAAGTGGTGCTATAGATGTTGTTGTTGTTGATTCAGTTGCTGCTTTAACCCCAAGAAGTGAGATTGAAGGTGAAATGGGAGATGCTCAAGTTGGGTCTCATGCAAGGCTGATGTCACAGGCAATGAGAAAATTAAACGGAGCTATTGGTAGGTCAAATGCAATCGTAATGTTTACAAATCAATTACGTTCTAAAATAGGAGTAATTTATGGTAGTCCAGAAACAACTACTGGAGGTAATGCACTTAAATTTTATGCTTCTGTTAGAATGGATATTAGAAGGAAAGAGGTTATAAAAGATGGTTCTGATATTATTGGAAATAGAGTAAAAATTAAAATTGTAAAAAATAAAGTTGCTCCTCCTTTTAAAGAAGTTGAATTCGATATAATGTATAACGAAGGAATCTCTAAAGTTGGTGATATGCTAGATGTGGCAATTGATAAAGGAATAGTATTAAAAAGTGGTGCTTGGTTTACTTTTGGTGAAGAAAGAGTTCAAGGTCGCGATGCATTAAAAAAATTATTGACTGAATCACCAGTAATGTTAAAATCATTAGAAGAGAAAGTTAAAGCAATATTGGGTATTACTAATGTTCAAAAATTAAATACTAAAGAAGTTAATGTTGCTGAAAAGCCTGAAAAAAGAAAGTAA
- a CDS encoding T9SS type A sorting domain-containing protein produces MKHSFKINFLLLFILQFSYLFAVTPTIPKLIKPLNNARGVPNFSTKFEWESIEGEVSYHLQISTDTNFIKIIFNADSLTETDYYYNDLFTFKTKYFWRLASKDKTGTSNWSEVWSFTITGLPDAPLLEYPKNNAINVEKELAFLWSETPDALFYDIQVSTVENYAVRAIDQGGIQTGGYETINLLPKTKYFWHVNSQNTFGLGPWSVNWSFTTGDYIPSSVNNTNSNKVNLILKPNPVKNQIVLEFNLDKKCLSSFSIINEQGNSVYNSHREFELGINASIINISNFNLAKGAYLLMFKAGSTIINKKFTVE; encoded by the coding sequence ATGAAACATTCTTTCAAAATTAATTTTTTACTTTTATTTATTTTACAATTTTCATATTTATTTGCAGTTACACCTACAATACCTAAACTCATCAAACCTTTAAATAACGCTAGGGGTGTTCCTAATTTCTCTACTAAATTTGAATGGGAAAGCATAGAAGGTGAAGTAAGTTATCATTTACAAATTTCAACAGATACAAACTTCATAAAAATAATTTTCAATGCAGATTCATTAACCGAAACTGATTATTACTACAATGATTTGTTTACTTTCAAAACAAAATATTTTTGGAGATTAGCTTCTAAAGATAAAACTGGAACTAGCAATTGGAGCGAGGTATGGAGCTTTACAATTACAGGATTACCTGATGCTCCTTTATTAGAATATCCTAAAAATAATGCAATAAATGTGGAGAAAGAATTAGCTTTCCTTTGGAGTGAAACCCCCGATGCTTTATTTTATGATATTCAAGTTTCCACTGTTGAAAATTATGCTGTTAGAGCAATTGACCAAGGTGGGATTCAAACTGGGGGTTATGAAACAATTAATCTTTTACCTAAAACAAAATACTTTTGGCATGTTAACTCACAGAACACTTTCGGGCTTGGACCTTGGTCTGTTAACTGGAGTTTTACAACTGGTGATTACATTCCAAGCAGTGTAAATAATACCAACTCAAATAAAGTTAATTTAATATTAAAACCAAACCCTGTTAAAAATCAAATTGTTTTGGAATTTAATTTAGATAAAAAATGTTTATCGAGTTTTTCAATAATTAATGAACAAGGTAACTCAGTTTATAATTCACATAGAGAATTTGAACTTGGTATAAACGCTTCTATTATAAATATTTCTAATTTTAATCTTGCTAAAGGTGCTTATTTGCTTATGTTTAAAGCTGGATCTACAATTATCAATAAAAAATTTACTGTTGAATAG
- a CDS encoding di-heme enzyme, producing MKKDTLNEKQILGKKLFFDTKLSLNGTKACASCHDPNFAFTDGYRKSTGLEADVLDHNAPSLINAKYRKVLHWSNPNITTFEQQMLKPLFSITPKELGLDSNNKEYLSKFENDKEYKKLFKLAFPNDTTITYGSIIMAITEFVKTLNSFNSTYDNFVKGNKNAISASAKRGLELFNSDNYACNKCHVPPLFTDNNFYNIGLYFQYPSNDLGLSMFTNLSKDDGKFKTPSLRNVMNTSPYMHDGGIETINDVIDFFYNGGCKNPQKDTLIKRINYSEKDKLDIIEFLYTLTDTTISKNINFIENNKFENSKLDY from the coding sequence GTGAAAAAGGATACATTAAACGAAAAGCAAATACTTGGCAAAAAACTTTTCTTTGATACTAAATTATCTTTAAACGGTACAAAGGCATGTGCAAGTTGTCATGATCCAAATTTTGCTTTTACAGATGGATATAGGAAATCAACTGGGTTAGAAGCAGATGTACTTGATCATAACGCACCAAGCTTAATTAATGCAAAGTATAGGAAAGTGCTTCATTGGTCAAATCCAAATATCACAACATTTGAACAGCAAATGCTAAAGCCTTTATTCTCTATTACACCAAAGGAGTTAGGTCTTGATAGCAATAACAAAGAATATCTATCAAAATTTGAAAATGATAAAGAATATAAGAAGTTGTTTAAATTGGCATTTCCAAATGATACAACAATTACATATGGATCAATAATAATGGCTATAACTGAATTTGTTAAAACATTAAACAGTTTCAATTCAACTTATGATAATTTTGTTAAAGGAAACAAAAATGCAATTTCAGCCAGTGCCAAACGTGGTTTAGAATTATTTAACTCAGATAATTATGCTTGTAATAAATGTCATGTACCACCACTTTTTACAGATAACAATTTTTATAACATAGGATTATATTTTCAATACCCATCAAACGATCTTGGGTTGAGTATGTTCACAAATCTAAGTAAAGATGATGGAAAATTTAAAACACCTTCATTGAGAAACGTAATGAATACATCTCCATATATGCATGATGGAGGTATAGAAACAATAAATGATGTTATTGATTTTTTTTACAATGGAGGTTGCAAGAATCCACAAAAAGACACTTTGATAAAAAGAATTAATTATTCAGAAAAAGATAAATTAGATATTATAGAATTTTTATACACATTGACAGATACAACTATATCCAAGAATATAAATTTTATAGAAAATAACAAATTTGAAAACAGTAAATTAGATTATTGA
- a CDS encoding insulinase family protein, with translation MKLNIKTGYYTYLILLIVGVTALTSCGVSRKIQTNVPIAASINDSTLKVENQKTKILDSIKSIPSELTIIPPKKNSYPDVKEFNAGGLPVIMRSTGGGQRIITVKLYIKGGTSYLSKGVSPALEQLAMIIPFLSGPDGTDKIEYQKSLNKMYAGIAGGDGRDFSVVTLRCIDSDFEKVWNYFTDIISKPKFDSVEFRSVKERIINGVKNRTASPEGYASFLADSIFFAGHPYGRYAQVKEVEKLTIQDAETHFKSLFQKSRLFMVVIGAVDSTNIYNKTEKAFYNFPVGNYKELKLDIPKNASMSSVNIVKPEKGRSAPTSYIIARYLSPNIGDSLYYPMMRLTSFLGGSLFREVRVERNLSYAPDANVEFGKISYGEISISTTLPDSAWRTSRNYVLDFFKDYILQDISMKSGLASWITSNNLKEQTSLSQADEIGEAYFYTGSWLKAYNVLEQLKKITPEQLNETAQKYLKNFTVVVYGNSKGVNKKEFVY, from the coding sequence ATGAAATTAAATATAAAAACAGGTTATTATACTTATTTGATATTATTGATTGTTGGAGTTACGGCTTTGACTTCATGCGGTGTATCAAGAAAAATTCAAACAAATGTCCCTATAGCGGCATCAATTAATGATTCAACTTTAAAAGTTGAGAATCAAAAAACTAAAATTTTAGATTCAATAAAAAGTATACCTAGTGAATTAACTATAATACCTCCCAAAAAAAATAGTTACCCAGATGTAAAAGAATTTAATGCTGGAGGATTACCAGTAATTATGCGTTCTACAGGTGGAGGACAACGAATAATAACTGTAAAACTTTATATAAAAGGTGGCACTTCATATTTGTCTAAAGGTGTGTCACCGGCTCTTGAGCAATTAGCTATGATAATTCCATTTTTATCAGGACCAGATGGAACGGATAAAATTGAATATCAAAAATCATTAAACAAAATGTATGCTGGAATTGCAGGAGGTGATGGAAGGGATTTTTCAGTAGTTACATTAAGGTGTATTGATTCAGATTTCGAGAAAGTCTGGAATTATTTTACAGATATAATAAGTAAACCAAAATTTGATTCTGTAGAATTTAGAAGTGTTAAAGAAAGGATAATAAATGGAGTTAAAAACAGAACTGCAAGCCCTGAAGGTTATGCCAGCTTTTTAGCTGATAGTATTTTTTTTGCTGGTCACCCTTATGGCAGATATGCTCAAGTTAAGGAAGTTGAAAAGTTAACAATTCAAGACGCAGAAACTCATTTTAAATCATTATTTCAAAAATCAAGATTATTCATGGTTGTTATTGGGGCTGTTGATTCAACAAACATTTACAATAAAACTGAAAAAGCATTTTATAATTTCCCAGTAGGAAATTATAAAGAGTTAAAATTAGATATACCTAAAAATGCATCCATGTCTTCGGTAAATATAGTGAAGCCAGAAAAAGGGAGGTCAGCACCAACAAGTTATATTATTGCCAGATATCTCTCACCAAATATTGGAGATTCTTTGTATTATCCAATGATGAGGCTTACAAGCTTTTTAGGTGGATCATTATTCCGTGAAGTAAGAGTTGAACGAAATTTAAGTTATGCGCCAGATGCTAATGTAGAATTTGGAAAAATAAGTTATGGTGAGATAAGTATTTCAACAACACTTCCAGATTCAGCTTGGAGAACATCTAGAAATTATGTACTTGATTTTTTTAAAGATTATATTTTGCAAGATATTTCTATGAAATCAGGATTAGCGAGTTGGATTACAAGCAATAATTTGAAGGAACAAACTAGTTTATCTCAAGCAGATGAAATTGGTGAGGCATACTTTTATACTGGCTCATGGCTTAAAGCTTATAATGTTCTTGAACAATTAAAAAAAATAACACCAGAACAATTAAATGAAACTGCACAAAAGTATTTAAAAAATTTCACAGTAGTAGTTTATGGTAATTCTAAAGGAGTAAATAAAAAGGAATTTGTATATTAA
- a CDS encoding cytochrome c family protein — MYRTGYIIFALAVAIAIGIIAWLTQDEHGESTRFIGSNRCKTCHETNSSGEQYKIWLNSAHSNAYKTLFSKVAKDFIALKQMDSSNCYKCHTSVSHKPLNEYELKLADDGVSCEACHGAGSRYSTFEIMQDSLAFEMNGGVRGSLEDCYSCHAKDINDKEVCPFQKSNFSAEKEWLKIQHPSTRNRKYLLINNNSIKTNKDTISQKK, encoded by the coding sequence ATGTATAGAACTGGTTATATAATTTTTGCACTTGCAGTTGCAATAGCTATAGGTATTATTGCTTGGTTAACTCAAGATGAACATGGAGAATCAACAAGATTTATTGGAAGCAATAGATGCAAAACTTGTCATGAAACTAATAGTTCAGGTGAACAATATAAAATTTGGTTAAATAGTGCTCATTCAAATGCATATAAAACTTTATTTTCTAAAGTAGCAAAAGATTTTATTGCTTTGAAACAAATGGATTCTTCAAATTGTTACAAATGCCATACTTCAGTTTCACATAAACCATTAAATGAATATGAATTAAAATTAGCTGATGACGGAGTTTCCTGTGAAGCTTGTCATGGAGCTGGCTCAAGGTATTCAACATTTGAAATAATGCAAGATAGTTTAGCATTTGAAATGAACGGAGGTGTTAGGGGTTCTCTTGAAGATTGCTATTCATGTCATGCTAAAGATATTAATGACAAAGAAGTATGTCCTTTTCAAAAATCAAATTTTTCAGCTGAAAAAGAATGGCTGAAAATTCAACATCCTTCCACAAGGAATAGAAAATATCTGTTGATAAATAATAACTCAATCAAAACCAATAAGGATACTATTAGTCAAAAAAAATAG
- a CDS encoding alanine--glyoxylate aminotransferase family protein, which produces MTKYLYTPGPTPLPMQALLALNEQPVYHRSNEFKQLFEVVNKGLKYVFQTEEEVYTLATSGTGIMETALVNTLSEGDEIIVCGGGKFSERWFDLAICFNIKPHLINVLWGESVSIEGILFALSNNPNTKAICLTHSETSTGALNDIEEIILSLRKIFNGLIIIDAITSIGVHQFYFDKWGVDVAICSSQKGLMSPAGLSFICLSKRAKSFQIQSNISKYYLDLKKYEESLKINLSPFTPAVNLIYALNQSLKLIIDESLEKVWIRHKITADLFKSEMKKIGFEMFPNNSSNGVLTYFLPFDNFIEKLKIETGIVVSGGQDKLKGKVFRVGNMGLTSLLDIDNIVSSIKKILK; this is translated from the coding sequence TTGACAAAATATTTATACACACCTGGACCCACTCCGTTACCAATGCAAGCCTTATTGGCATTGAATGAACAGCCAGTGTATCATAGATCAAATGAATTTAAGCAATTGTTTGAAGTGGTAAATAAAGGATTAAAATACGTTTTCCAAACTGAAGAAGAAGTATATACATTAGCAACAAGTGGAACCGGAATAATGGAAACTGCACTAGTGAACACATTAAGTGAAGGAGATGAAATAATAGTTTGTGGTGGAGGAAAATTTTCAGAACGTTGGTTTGATTTAGCAATTTGTTTCAATATAAAACCACATTTGATAAATGTACTTTGGGGTGAAAGTGTAAGCATTGAAGGGATTTTATTTGCTTTGAGTAATAACCCAAACACAAAAGCAATTTGTTTAACTCATTCTGAAACTTCAACTGGTGCATTAAATGATATTGAAGAAATTATTCTTTCATTAAGGAAAATTTTCAATGGATTGATTATTATTGATGCAATAACTTCAATTGGAGTACATCAATTTTATTTTGATAAATGGGGTGTTGATGTTGCAATTTGTTCATCACAAAAAGGGTTAATGTCACCTGCAGGTTTATCATTTATATGTCTAAGCAAAAGAGCTAAAAGTTTTCAAATCCAATCAAATATATCTAAATATTATTTAGATTTAAAAAAATATGAGGAGTCTTTAAAGATTAATTTAAGCCCTTTTACTCCAGCAGTAAATTTAATCTATGCTTTAAATCAAAGTCTAAAATTAATTATTGATGAAAGTCTTGAAAAAGTTTGGATAAGACATAAAATTACAGCTGATTTGTTCAAAAGTGAAATGAAGAAAATTGGATTTGAAATGTTCCCAAATAATTCTTCCAATGGAGTATTAACATATTTTCTACCATTTGATAATTTTATTGAAAAATTGAAAATAGAGACTGGAATTGTAGTTTCTGGGGGACAAGATAAATTAAAAGGAAAAGTATTCAGAGTTGGGAATATGGGGCTAACATCATTGTTGGATATAGACAATATTGTTTCATCGATTAAAAAAATATTGAAGTAA
- a CDS encoding DUF5103 domain-containing protein, whose translation MLRMIWKNKINSGSILTLSILSLLVCSCIKIQSNKTGERSDSDSTQIDNEVLVRGIRIYGIGETSSPPIIFFNEQPLNINQDVYGNGKALTISCDIVAHNTPNLTLQIIHCDRNWRSTKNVFIQDPVNMRSNDFLIHRAPIGVRQYDYTAEISFPSKSSLLKIEHSGNYIAQVLDYYNSNKVLAEAKFFVVEDNAKISFIAQSGFYESAQTDVPQHGFRVTSEILPDYTIFGYNIKALVLYESGKWNFPIVAEESTNEFKKGYIFARWFQSFSSRVNADFMNIPAGNEHRLLDLTDISSFPFIGTQSLTTPLSDLPRNGGAVADNNGVLLIPLIPSNEEDYIPFEFRLDLKGGSVLQDICVVGTFNDWTPSDKWRLFYDPKTGYYRTRGLIRRAKHEYEYLAGKWNYDLNVLTEYEPTLLEGNSKTSTKLFYGFVYYQDIALGSYDRIIGFSSVYTGSYK comes from the coding sequence ATGTTAAGGATGATTTGGAAAAATAAAATAAATTCAGGTTCAATTTTAACATTGTCGATATTATCGTTACTTGTTTGTTCTTGTATCAAAATACAAAGTAATAAAACTGGTGAAAGATCAGATTCAGATTCAACACAAATTGATAATGAAGTTTTAGTAAGAGGAATTAGAATTTATGGAATTGGAGAAACATCATCTCCACCAATTATTTTTTTTAACGAACAGCCACTAAATATAAATCAAGATGTTTATGGGAATGGGAAAGCATTGACAATTTCATGTGATATAGTTGCACATAATACACCGAACTTAACTTTACAGATAATTCATTGTGATAGAAACTGGAGATCAACAAAAAATGTTTTTATTCAAGATCCTGTAAATATGAGATCAAATGATTTTTTAATTCATAGAGCACCAATTGGAGTAAGGCAATACGATTACACAGCTGAAATATCTTTCCCATCAAAATCTAGTTTATTAAAAATTGAACATTCAGGTAATTACATAGCTCAAGTATTAGATTATTACAACAGTAACAAAGTGTTAGCAGAGGCTAAATTCTTTGTTGTTGAAGATAATGCGAAAATTAGTTTTATTGCTCAATCGGGATTTTACGAAAGTGCTCAAACTGATGTACCTCAACATGGTTTCAGAGTTACATCAGAGATTTTACCAGATTATACCATATTTGGATACAATATAAAAGCATTGGTACTTTATGAAAGTGGAAAATGGAATTTCCCTATTGTGGCAGAAGAATCTACAAATGAGTTTAAGAAAGGATATATCTTTGCTAGGTGGTTCCAGAGTTTTTCAAGTAGAGTAAATGCAGATTTTATGAACATTCCAGCTGGGAATGAACATAGGTTATTAGATTTAACAGATATAAGTTCATTCCCATTTATTGGTACCCAATCATTAACAACTCCTTTAAGCGATCTACCTAGAAATGGAGGGGCTGTAGCAGATAATAATGGTGTACTTTTAATACCGCTAATTCCAAGTAATGAAGAAGACTACATCCCTTTTGAATTTAGATTAGATTTAAAAGGAGGGAGTGTTCTTCAAGATATATGTGTTGTTGGTACTTTTAATGACTGGACTCCATCTGATAAATGGAGATTATTTTATGATCCAAAAACTGGATATTATAGAACTAGGGGGTTGATTAGAAGAGCAAAACATGAGTATGAATATCTTGCTGGAAAATGGAATTATGATTTAAATGTACTGACTGAATATGAACCAACTTTACTTGAAGGGAATTCCAAAACTTCAACGAAACTATTTTATGGGTTTGTTTATTATCAGGATATTGCTTTAGGTAGCTATGATAGAATTATTGGTTTTAGTTCAGTATATACAGGAAGTTATAAATAG
- the recR gene encoding recombination protein RecR: MLYTSESLEAVIGHLSSLPTIGRKTAQRLALYLMKQPRENIAALSQALLDMKDKTKYCSICCNITEVDPCPVCTSEKRDKKIICVVAEPSDVISIEKTNDFHGLYHVLGGTIDALGGVGPEDINVKELISRLVDETIKEIIIALNPNIEGDMTTLYLSKLIRPLGIKVTRIARGIPLGSSLEFVDEATMSRAIEERVIVQ; encoded by the coding sequence ATGCTATATACATCAGAATCATTAGAGGCAGTTATAGGTCATTTGAGCAGCCTCCCAACTATTGGAAGAAAAACTGCACAGAGGCTTGCACTTTACTTAATGAAACAACCTCGCGAAAATATTGCAGCTTTATCTCAAGCTCTTCTTGATATGAAAGATAAAACAAAATATTGTTCAATTTGTTGCAATATTACAGAGGTTGACCCATGCCCAGTTTGTACTTCTGAGAAAAGAGATAAAAAAATAATTTGTGTTGTTGCTGAACCAAGTGATGTAATCTCTATTGAAAAAACTAATGATTTCCATGGGCTTTATCACGTGCTTGGCGGTACTATCGATGCTTTGGGTGGGGTAGGACCAGAAGACATAAATGTAAAAGAACTAATTTCAAGATTAGTTGATGAAACTATAAAAGAAATAATTATTGCACTAAATCCGAATATTGAAGGGGATATGACTACTCTATATTTGTCAAAATTGATAAGACCTCTAGGAATTAAAGTTACTAGAATAGCACGTGGAATTCCACTTGGAAGTTCACTCGAATTTGTAGATGAAGCAACAATGTCAAGAGCAATAGAAGAAAGAGTAATTGTACAATAG